A region of Lycium barbarum isolate Lr01 chromosome 1, ASM1917538v2, whole genome shotgun sequence DNA encodes the following proteins:
- the LOC132632893 gene encoding boron transporter 4-like produces MKSLGTPFQGIAKDIRGRVSCYKQDWIAGIRSGIGILAPTMYIFFASALPVIAFGEQLNRETDGSLSTVETLASTAICGIIHSILGGQPLLLLGVAEPTIIMYSYLYKFAKDREDLGQTLYLAWTGWICVWTALILFLLAIFNASSIVNRFTRIAGETFGMLITVLFMQEAIKGIVSEFHIPKSEDPSSEEYQFHWLYANGLLGIIFTIGLVYTALKSRKARSWWYCTGWFRSFIADYGVPLMVLVWSAISFMLPGKVPSKVPRRLYSPLPWQATSVYHWTVLKDMGKVPPAYIFAAIIPALMIAGLYFFDHSVASQLAQQKEFNLKNPSAYHYDILLLGFMTLLCGLIGLPPSNGVLPQSPMHTKSLAVLKKQLIRKKMVESAKESIKQKASNIEIYGNMQTVFIEIDSSPVTAVVKELEDLKEAIMKRETEDVNGEKSNSIFDPEKHIDAYLPVRVNEQRVSNLLQSLLVAASVGAMPVIKKIPTSVLWGYFAYMAIDSLAGNQLWERILLLFITPGRRFKVLEGVHASFVESVPFRYIAIFTVFQFVFLLVCFGVTWIPIAGILFPLPFFLLISIRQHLLPKLFHPRHLQELDAAEYEEIAGSPQRALSFSFNETEATVTRTEEGEIEISDAEILDALTTSRGELKVRTASSSEGVDKCPQVHPN; encoded by the exons ATGAAGAGTCTTGGAACTCCATTCCAAGGCATTGCAAAGGATATTCGAGGACGAGTGTCTTGCTACAAGCAGGATTGGATTGCCGGAATCAGATCCGGAATAGG GATATTGGCTCCAACTATGTATATATTCTTTGCATCTGCTCTTCCAGTGATTGCTTTTGGAGAACAATTGAACAGAGAGACAG ATGGAAGCCTGAGCACTGTGGAAACTTTGGCTTCTACAGCTATTTGTGGTATCATTCATTCCATACTAGGTGGGCAGCCTCTTCTATTATTAGGAGTTGCAGAACCTACAATTATTATGTACAGTTACCTCTACAAGTTTGCCAAAGATAGAGAAGATTTGGGACAGACCCTTTACTTGGCTTGGACAGGATG GATTTGTGTCTGGACAGCTCTCATATTGTTTCTTCTAGCAATATTCAATGCCAGCTCTATCGTCAATAGATTTACAAGGATTGCTGGGGAGACTTTTGGCATGCTTATCACCGTGCTTTTCATGCAAGAAGCGATTAAG GGAATAGTAAGCGAGTTTCACATTCCAAAATCGGAGGATCCAAGTTCAGAGGAATATCAATTCCATTGGCTTTACGCAAATGGGCTACTTGGAATCATATTTACTATTGGCCTTGTCTATACAGCCTTAAAGAGCAGGAAAGCAAGGTCATGGTGGTACTGCACAG gttggtttagaagcttcatagCTGATTATGGAGTGCCCTTGATGGTTCTTGTGTGGTCAGCAATCTCATTCATGCTGCCGGGCAAAGTTCCATCTAAAGTTCCTAGAAGGCTTTACAGTCCCCTTCCTTGGCAAGCTACTTCTGTATATCATTGGACTGTACTTAAG GATATGGGGAAGGTTCCTCCAGCATACATATTTGCTGCCATAATACCAGCTTTGATGATTGCTGGACTCTATTTCTTCGATCACAGTGTTGCTTCTCAGTTGGCGCAACAAAAGGAGTTCAACCTAAAGAATCCTTCTGCTTATCATTATGATATCTTACTCTTGGGATTTATG ACTTTGCTATGCGGTTTGATTGGATTGCCTCCTTCAAATGGTGTACTTCCACAGTCCCCTATGCATACTAAAAGCTTGGCTGTTCTTAAGAAACAg CTGATTCGGAAGAAAATGGTCGAAAGTGCAAAGGAAAGTATCAAGCAAAAAGCTAGCAACATTGAAATCTATGGCAACATGCAAACTGTATTCATAGAAATAGACAGTTCTCCTGTT ACTGCAGTAGTTAAAGAATTGGAAGACTTGAAGGAGGCAATAATGAAACGCGAAACTGAAGATGTGAATGGTGAAAAGTCGAATAGTATATTTGATCCAGAGAAGCATATTGATGCTTACTTGCCCGTTCGAGTGAATGAACAAAGAGTGAGCAATCTATTGCAGTCACTACTAGTGGCAGCATCAGTAGGTGCTATGCCAGTCATAAAGAAGATACCAACCTCAGTTCTTTGGGGATATTTTGCTTATATGGCTATTGATAGCCTGGCAGGAAATCAACTATGGGAAAGAATCTTGCTTCTCTTCATCACCCCTGGCAGAAGATTCAA GGTCCTAGAAGGGGTGCATGCATCTTTTGTGGAGTCAGTACCATTCAGATACATTGCAATCTTCACGGTGTTCCAATTTGTTTTCTTACTAGTGTGCTTTGGAGTCACTTGGATTCCCATAGCTGGCATTCTCTTCCCCTTGCCATTCTTTCTCCTCATAAGCATAAGGCAACATTTGCTTCCCAAGTTGTTCCATCCTCGTCATTTGCAAGAGCTTGATGCTGCCGAGTATGAGGAAATTGCTGGTTCTCCTCAACGTGCACTTAGCTTCTCTTTCAAT GAAACAGAGGCAACTGTTACTAGAACTGAAGAAGGCGAAATAGAAATTTCTGATGCTGAGATATTGGATGCCCTTACGACCAGCAGAGGAGAGTTGAAAGTCAGGACAGCCAGCTCCAGTGAGGGCGTCGATAAGTGCCCACAG GTTCATCCCAACTGA